The stretch of DNA ACAGGCGCCAGGATGGAGCCGAAGAACAGTGAGCGGAACTGGAAAGAGAACAAGTGAGTTCTGGAGGCtgctcccttccccacctcccgcccctgcctccacctccagtCCCTACCTTCTTGGGTGGGGGAGTCCCAGGCACTGTACTGGGCTCAGCCTCATCTTCCTCGGAGTGGAGGCCGGGGCTCTCGGGGGGCTGGGGACCAGGTGAAAGGGAAATGGAGGGCAGCACCCGCGAGCCCTCATTGCCTATAGTGGTTTCCATGGCGATCATGTAAGAGTCAATGTCGTCATTGGCAAAGTCGTCTGGGTGGGGTAGGCTGCAGGCAGAATCGGAGTATCAGGGAGGAAACGGGGAGCAGAGGCAGGGCCCCACCTTAGAGGGCTCCAAGGGAGCTCTGGGGCCCCCTGACCACTGAAGAGCTCTTGGTTTTATGACTTCCTGATTTGGCTGGAGAGGAGAGGATGCAGGGGTTAAGTGGTGGCTTCCTGGAGGGGGTGGGCCAGGAATCTCTGATCAGAATTCAGGTAGGGGCCTGAGGAAGGCATCCTGGGGGCTCCTTTAGCTCAGCTAGGGGAGAGGAGCAGCAAGTCCTGTGAACTGGGCCACATGGGGCCCAAGTCCCCGCCTTCCCAGGGGACAGGAGCTGGAGAGCACAGCAGCCCGGGGacaggctgggctgggggccaGCCCCAGCTTCCTGTGCTGAAAGTGCACTGGGCCATCCTCCCCAGCCCACCTGCTCTTCCAGCCACCTGCTTCCCCCAGCCCAGGCAGCTCCTGCCTCCCAGCAGCCCTTTCCCTCCTTGGCCTGGGAGGAGGCTCAGAGGGGAGGCCTCAGCCAGAGAAGGAAGCCGGCAGGGCCTTGGGGACGCTTCCATGGGTGGGAGGAGTCTCTGAGTACAGCTGACCAAGAAGGCTGAGTCTGCAGGGCTGGCAGCTGCGAGCGCTGTAGGGGTAGGGGCTGGGGcctgagggagagagaggaggaacaGGAGGGAAGCGGGAGAGAGAACACATGGCGGGGAGCTGCAGAAGCTAGGAACTGCgtctcaggctggagagcacacGCGTGGGGAGAGGAGGAGTGGGGGGAGGTGCCCTCACCTGTGAGTCTGGAGCTGAGGCACTGGCTGGTGACGCTCTGGGGAGCCCAGGTCCTGGGAGTGCGAGTCGGTGTCTGAGAGTGTGGCCAAGACAAAGTGGCCATCCAGCAAAGAGTCCTTGATGGTGAAGATGGCAGGCCTGGGCAGGGGACGGGGGTCCCAAGCTAGGTCATCCCATTCAGCTCCTGGCATCCCAGAGCCCTTCCCTGTCCCAAGGCTGGGAATTACCTGCCTGGAGCATCAAAATGAATGCTAAGATTCAAGTTTGCTGACTCTGCAAAGCTCAGGAGCCCCTGGGAGGAAAGAGGTAGCAGGTGAGGCCCCgggctgggctgagctgggcaggCAGGACAGGACCGGCGAGTGCGTAGGGGGAACCTCACCCGGAACTCCTTGAGGCAGAAAGTAATGGCCACCCCTTCCTGGGCCTGCAGCTGCTGGAAATCCTCCTCTCCGAGGCACATCTCAGTCACCATGGCTTTGGCAGTGCTGTCTGTTGGGGAAGAATAGGAGGAACCTGGgccccacccctctcccacctGCCGCTCTGCTCTGTCCCAGGTCCCGTCCAGCCCCCTCACCTGCCTCCTCCTCATGGTAGCTGCGCAGGATGACCCTGCGGCCACGGCCAATGCCCAGCGTCACTTCAGCCAGCGCAGGAGGGAAGGGCACAACAGCCTCCCCCAAGACCCTGTGAACAGGGCGGAGCATTACCCGCAATGCTTGGCCCTGCCCAGGGCTTCGCTCGCAGAGGACGTGAGGCGGGGGtaacacatgcacacgcatggaTGTGCGCAGGCCTAGCACACGGTGGACGAGGCCCAGATAAGGTGGCAGGAAGGGTGCCGGTTGCagtaattgctcaaacctggCAGGTGGCACCTGACCATGCAGAGCGGGGAGAGGGCCCAGAGGCAGGACATGGCACTCATGCTGCCCTACAAACCCGGCCTTCAGGAAGAGCCCTGAAATCCTTATCCTCTAGGGATACCCATTGCTATACAGATGAGATCACATCTGGAATTTGCTTCAAGTCAAGTGGGGACGGGAGCTGCATCtgcttttacatatatttgaaattattcatgAGACAGAGAGTGctcgcttcagcagcacatacGCTAAAACTGAAGCACGCAAAAGATTAGCGAGGCTCCTGcacaaggattaaaaaaaaaaaagagtagctgggtgcagtggctcatgcctgcaatccaagcactttgggaggccgaagcagtgGATCGAGAcgagtttggccaacatggtgaaacctcatctctactaaaaatacaaaaattagccgggcgtggtggtgcatacctgtaatcccagctactggtgaggctgaggcaggagaattgcttccacctgggagggggagattgcagtgagctgagattgcaccactgcactccagcctgggcgacagagcaagactccgtctcaaaacaaacaaaatgagagaaacgactgctcattttttaaaaaaagagactgggggctaggtgcggtggctcacgcctgtacttccagcactttgtgaggctgaggcgggcagatcaggaggtcaggagatcgagaccatcctggctaacatggtgaaaccccatctactaaaaatacaaaaaattagccaggcgtggtggcgggcacctgtagtcccagctgctggggaggctgaggcaggagaatggcatgaacccgggaggcggagcttgcagtgagccgagatcccgccactgcactccagcctggttgacagagcgagactccgtctcacacacacacacaaaagggcgcagtggctcatgcctataatcccagcactttgggaggctgaggcgggcagatcacctgaggtcgggaattcaagaccagcctgaccaacatggagaaaccccatctctactaaaaatacaaaaaattagccaggcatggtggcgcatgcctacaatcccagctacttggtaggctgaggcaggagaatcacttgaatcgggaggcggaggttgtggtgagcctagatcgtgccactgcctgggcaacaagagcgaaactccatctcaaaaaaaaaaaaaaaccctaaatgcAGCCCAAGGAATTGGCTCCCCACTCTCACTACCCAAAAGAGCTCTGAGCAGTGCTGGCTCAAGAGAACCTGGGGAAACAGATGTCAGGACCCAAAGGGACATTCAGTCACCCTGAGAAATGAGCAGGACCTTTGGCCACTTGAATACAAGCAGTGTCTAGCGTGGGACGGGGAGAGCCCACTCCTCTCTCAACTGGTTCTTGCCAGGGACCTTTGCTTCCACTGGAGTCCCTGTTTCCCTGGCCCCAGACAGCCCCCGGTGCTCGGACTGCCCAGAACAGCTCCACCCATAGTTGATTACTCAGGCAGCCCTCCTGAACCACAACCTCCCCTTcagcctcctgccctggccttggGGACTCCTCGATCCTGGGCAATCAGGAAAAGAGGCTGCCCTTGAGTGGGGAACACCTCTGGAAGGATGCCCAGGCCGGAGAAGGGGTCTGAGCCTCGGAGCCACAGGTTAAGGGGAAGACCTTCAAAGTTACTCAAGCCAGACGAGAGATTTGGTGGCAGGCCAGAAATCTGCTCCCTACAGGAGGAACTGGAATGGGTCTGAGCAGCCAGAAAGTCAAGTCAGACCTTTGGGATGGAGAACGAAGGCTCCTAACAGTGAGGAGAATGGAGCAAGGAGGCGCCTGCCCCTCCTCCATGCCACTGTCTGCCTTTAAAGAGCCAGGTAAGGACCTGAGCACATAGCGGGCCATGGGATGTCTTGGACGTTCACAGAAACTGTAGGGAAAAAGAAGGACGTACCTTCTTAAATCAACCCTTGAGGCcccaaagaaggaagagagagacctGGAGCTGAGCTGAGGGCAGGGGTGTGCTCACCGTGCTGGGGCGCGGAGCATGTGGGGGCACGAGGCTGGGTCGAAGACGGCCTGCAGGGACTCACAGTCCTGGAAGGACAGGTTGTGAGTCTTCCGCACCCCTGGATGGGCGATAGGGTCTCAGTGGGCCTCACCGACCTCCCTGCCGAGGCACCCCTTGGCTGGCCGGCTGCCCACTCACCGAACTTGCACTGCAGCTGGACCACCAGGCGGCTGCTCCGGCCGTTCAGGGAGATGCAGCATTTTTCCACCGTCTTCTCCAGCATCGCCAGTGAGCGGAAGACAGACAGGAAGGACTAAATGGGATAAGACACCTCAGCCTAGCACCGCATCTCTGCGACAAGCTCTCCTGTCCCATGCAGGCCCACACCAATCATGGGCCCAGCATGTAACTCTGGGAAAAGGGCTCCCACATCACATGGGACACTGGCATCCTTCTAGGCCTCATTCACGCTCTTCCTTATGCTTGCAATGCCTTGAAAGACCTGcttacctttctcttttttttttgtctctgagacggagtctcgctctgtcacccaggctggagtgcagtggtgtgatcttggctcactgcaacctccgcctcccgggttcaagcaattctcctgcctcagcctcccgagtaactgggattataggcgcccaccaccacacccggctaatttttgtatttttagtagagacggggtttcaccatgttggccaggctagtctcgaactcctgacctcgtgatccgcccgcctcggcctcccaaagtgctaggattacaggtgtgagccaccgcgcgcggccaAAAGACCTGCTTACCTTTCTTGAAGAACTTGGGCGTCACCACCCTCTCAGGTCCCCGCTGTGATGCTTTTACCAAGGCCCTCCCTGTGTTTTGCATGGATTGGGCTTGCACGTGTCTCTCTCCCCACTTAGCATCTACTGAGTACCCCAGGGCAGAGGTACAGCTGGTGGAGATTCCTGGGGTGGGGCAGTGCCACTGCTGAGGGAAGGGCCTCACCTTCATCAGGATCTTACAGCGCAGCAGGTCCTGACCAGGGGTGGCTGCCTGGTAGTGCTGGAAGAAGAGCGGAGCAAAGAGAAAGCAGGCATAGGCAGAGCGGGAGGAGTTCACCGTCCGGAGGGAGAGCTGGGCCACGAAGAGCAGGGAGAGGGACGTGGTCAGGGGGCAGCCACAGACCCAGAAGACCCTCTGGCTGCTTCTGCTCACACACTTGCCCTATCGTCCCCCCGCTCCGCCACCACCTGCTGAAACCCTCCTTCCCCATGAAGCCTTCAGAGTCGGCCTCGGCGCTGCTGCCGCTGAGGAGCGGTCGCACACCCAGGCCTTCCCCGAGTTTCTCTAAGGGCACGTTAAACCCCGGGAGCTTGCAGGAAGGcagctttctttcttcttcttcttttttttttttttttttgagacggagtctccctctgtcgcccaggctggagtgcagtggccgggtctcagctcaccgcaagctccccctcccgggtttacgccattctcctgcctcagcctcccgagtagctgggaccacaggcgcccgccacctcgccgggctagtttttttttttttttttttagttagtagagacggggtttcaccaggttagccaggatggtctcgatctcctgaccttgtgatccgcccgtctcggcctcccaaagtgctgggattacaggcttgagccaccgcgcccggcccggcagCTTTCAATTCACACACCGGCCTAGGAAGATGACAGGCGCTAGGCtaagaaactgaaactctgccGACAAATCTGCCAGTGGTCACCCCGCCTAGTGGGGGCGAGACTCGAGTCCGGGTTACCCGCTCCCGGCTGGAGTCCCACCCGCCCCCAcaccccagcccctcaccccGTCCTCCAAGGGTTCCAGGTAGAGCTCGTCCCCGATGCGGGACAGGGAGTGGACGGCCTTGCCGAGCACTGCGGGGAGGAGAGCGGAAGGGGGTTAGGCTGGCGGCTCCGCGGCTCCTGCACCGCCGCTGCCAGGCCGACCCGCACTCACCCTTCACGTTGCCGCCCGTGACCAGGCACTTCATGCTGCCCCAGCACCCAGCCAGCTGCCAGCACTACCCCACTCTCCGCGACCTCCGAGCCCGGGATCCTTCCCGCGCACCTCCCCTGCCAGCCCCGCCCCCGCCTCCCCATTGGTCCACACGTAGGCGCCTCCGTCACGTGAGAAAAACGTTCACAGGCTCCGCCGTCACGTGACGACACACGTTGCCCCAGGTGTCACGTGACCGGGGAGGCCCGCGGCGCCCGTCAGCTGCTTCTGGCTCTCCCGGCACGCCTCGGCCTTCCGCGCCCTTGGCGATCGGGGCGTCCCGCCGGCCGCGCATCGGATCGCGAAGGGCAGAGAGGACGCAGCTCTGGGGCGCGAGGTTCCTGTGCAGTGGACCGAGCGCTGGACTCGGAGTCATAGTGTGGGTGCGAGCTCTCTGGGGTCACCCACTGAGTAGAGTTCCCGGGCGTCTGTCGGGGGACACAGGGTGCAAGCAAGACCATCGCACCGACCCTGGGCCGGAGACTCGAACCCCAGCAGCAATCCCCAACTCTAGAAAGAGGTCAAAGCGGCGTGCTTGCAGCAGCTGGGAGCGGGAGGTGGCTGCTCCTTCTGGCTTCCAGGATCCTTGAAGGAAAAACGGCAACTTCTCCAGGCAGAAAGGGGTAGAACGGTGCTCCTGGCAGAGGGAGGAACAAGAGTAAATGCTCAGTGGTGTGGGCTCCGCCCCCTGGAGAGGGGAGTAGGTCTGTGAGTCTCAGGGGCCGCCAGATGATGAGGGGCACCGCTGGGACGCTCTAGAAATGTTTTACGAGGGTGGATCGTGgttatgtgcctttttttttttcctaagacatattcttgctctgtcacccaggctggagtgcagtggcgcgaacacggctcactgccgcctggaactcctgagctcaagggatcctcccacctcagtctcttgagtatctgggaccacaggcacacccaccacgcccggcttttttgtttgtttgtttgttttgtttttcgtagagacggagtcttgccatgttgctcaggcccATCTCAACTCTAGGGTTCAAGATATCtttccgccttggcctctcaaagtggcgTGAGCCATGCACCCggcctggttttttgtttgtttgttttgtctttttttgtgtgtggagggtttttttgttggttttgagatagagtcgcgttctgttgcccaggctggagtacagtggcacgatcacgcctcccaggttcaagcgattctcttgcctcagcctcccaagtagctgggattacaggcgcctgccacaaggcctagctaatttttgtacttttagtagagaccggtttcgccatgttggccaggctagtcttgaactcctgacctcaagtgatctaaggtcaggagtttggcctcccaaagtgctgggattacaggcatgggccaccacacccagcccgggcctgtgtttttaaaagacctcagactggccaggtgtggtggcttatgcctgtaatcccaccactttgagaggctgaggcgggtggatcaccaggtcaagagatccagaccattctggccagcatcgtgaaatcccctctctactaaaagtacaaaaattagccgggcgtgttggcgagcgtctgtagtcccagctactctggaggctgaggcaggagaattgcttgaacccgggaggtggaggttgcagtaagccgagatcgtgccactgcactccagcctggcgacagagcgagactccatctcaaaacaaaaacaaaaacaaaaaacagactgtGTGCCAGGTGGGGATGCATCAGCTGGAAGGTCTTCCCcttctcctgggcctccaggtccAGGTGAGTAAAATGTAAGGGAGTCCTAGAGAAACTCACTGACCCCTACTCTCCCCACAGTACGAAGGCTCTGGTGGTTCTTTGAAGGGCCCAGGGCATCCCTGTGTTCCCGTAGGCCTGCCTGTGCCTTGCTCCTCAGATCCTGTGGTAGTGAAGATATATTTGTCTCTGTGCCCCTTGCTCTTCAGACCCACTTTCAAATGAGTTGAATTGATACATAATAACTGTACACATAGAGAGAGTACAGCTGACATTTGGATACATGCATACACTttgtttctccctctccttccgcTCCCCTGGTCTCCAGCCCTGGCCCTTTCCCTGCagtcctgggggaggaggttactctttccttccccttccggGGGATCCATAGAAATAGTGCCCCCGTCCCGGGGCATCCGGCTCAGTATGCTGGGAGTCATCCTTGACCTCATGCTCGCCCTCACCCCTACACAATCTTTCAGTTAAGTCCTGACCACTCTGCCTCCCGAACAGGTGGTAACTTAACAGGTGGCAGCTTTGCCCTCCTCTTCCATCTCCGGGGCCTAGGCCACCATCCTCTCACCTGGAGGACTGTAACAGCTCTCAGTGGTGTCCTGCCTCCACCCTGCCCCCTCCAGGCCACTCTCCATACAGCAGCAAAGTGACCCTCCTAAGATGTCCATTGTGTCATGCCTCTCCCTGTTTGCACACTCCAAGTGGTCGCCATAAAATCCAGACTCTGCCCTGAACCTGCAGGAGCCGTCCTCACCCATTTCTGCACCTGTTGGCTCCCCTTGATCACCTGCACAGCCATGCCAACCGTGTGGGCTCCCTGAACCCCCGTCCTCTTCCACCTGGGGATCTTAGCACATCCTTAGCTGTCCCCACCACTTGGCATCATCTTACCCCTTCTAATGTGGTGGTGCTTCTCTTCCTCAGGGCTCAGTGAGGTCTTTTCTGCCCCCACCAGCACCCCAGTACGCTCTAGCTAGGCCCTGTTTTAGCCACAGCACTTATCACATTATTTCATACGTGTGTTTTCCTATTTAACATGTGTCCTCCTCACTAGTGTGTCTGCCTTACAAGGGCAGGAACcatgtctggttttgttttgttttgtttttcctgaagacagagtctcgctctgtcgcccaggctggagtgcagtggcgtgatctcggctcactgtaatctccgcctctggggttcaagcaattactgtgcctcagcctcccaagtacctgggaatacaggcgtgcgccaccacgcctggctaatttttgtatttttattagagatggggtttagccatgttggccagtctggtctcaaactcctgaccttaactgatctgcccgtctcagccttccaaagtgctgggattacaggcgtgagccaccacacccggccttggctttgttttgttttgttctgttttgttttgtttgttaagaTGGGGtcttctttgtcacccaggctggagtgcagtagcacgatcatggttcacagcagcctcaacttcccaggctcaagcgatccttccacctcaacctcccgagtagctagggctacCAGTGCGTACCactacagccagctaattttttaaaaaatatttttgttagagacaaggtctccttctgttgcccaggctggtcttgaactcctgggctcaggcagtcctccttctttagcctcccaaagtgctgggattacaggcgtgcgccaccatgcccagcatccatatctgttttgtttgttgctgTATGTACCTCACACAGGGTCTGGCActcagtaaatgaataaatagatgttacattttaaaatgtgtaaaccAGCTGGGTGCGGCAGCacatacctttaatcccagcactttgggaggtggaggcgggtggatcacttgagcctaggaggtagaggtttcagtgagccgagatagcgccactgcactgcagcctgggtaagagagccagaccctttctcaaaaaaaaaaaaaaaaaaagggctgagcTCCGTGACCCCCCCCCTTTATACCGCCTGggctggtagatcacctgagaccaggagttcaagaccagcctggctgacatggtgaaaccccatctctactaataacacaaaaattagccaggcatggtggcacgtgcctgtaatcccagctactcaggaggctgaggcaggagaatcactagaacccgggaggtggagtttgcagtgagccaagatcacaccactgcactccagcctgggtgacagagtgaggctgcgtctcaaaaaatgaatgagtgaatatctGTAAACCATTCCTGTTGACAAAGggcatggaaaaataaataaacaaacaaataaattagcaTGAGCCAAATGCAGCTGAGCTGTCTCTAAGTCACTCTTAGCACAGTGCTGAAACACTCAACTTCCAGCACTCCACCCACAGTCCCATCTCTCCCTGCTTGACAGTTGTCCCCATGTTCTCAGCCTCATCCTGCTCTCTGGACCCCTCCCCCACCACTTGTAAACCAGCACAGCCTTCCCACCGCTGCCTGGTACTCATTACCTGAGCAGCCGCCTGGAACAAGGGCAGACGCCGAAGCTCCCTGAAGGCAAGGAAACGGGAGGCTGTGAATCTTCACACAATCCTGTTTCTGCCCCTGACACCTATAGAGTTATGGAGTCCTATGGCCTTGAGGACCCTAGGCAGA from Piliocolobus tephrosceles isolate RC106 chromosome 13, ASM277652v3, whole genome shotgun sequence encodes:
- the RAD9A gene encoding cell cycle checkpoint control protein RAD9A isoform X1 — translated: MKCLVTGGNVKVLGKAVHSLSRIGDELYLEPLEDGLSLRTVNSSRSAYACFLFAPLFFQHYQAATPGQDLLRCKILMKSFLSVFRSLAMLEKTVEKCCISLNGRSSRLVVQLQCKFGVRKTHNLSFQDCESLQAVFDPASCPHMLRAPARVLGEAVVPFPPALAEVTLGIGRGRRVILRSYHEEEADSTAKAMVTEMCLGEEDFQQLQAQEGVAITFCLKEFRGLLSFAESANLNLSIHFDAPGRPAIFTIKDSLLDGHFVLATLSDTDSHSQDLGSPERHQPVPQLQTHSLPHPDDFANDDIDSYMIAMETTIGNEGSRVLPSISLSPGPQPPESPGLHSEEDEAEPSTVPGTPPPKKFRSLFFGSILAPVRSPQGPSPVLAEDSEGEG
- the RAD9A gene encoding cell cycle checkpoint control protein RAD9A isoform X2, producing MKSFLSVFRSLAMLEKTVEKCCISLNGRSSRLVVQLQCKFGVRKTHNLSFQDCESLQAVFDPASCPHMLRAPARVLGEAVVPFPPALAEVTLGIGRGRRVILRSYHEEEADSTAKAMVTEMCLGEEDFQQLQAQEGVAITFCLKEFRVRFPLRTRRSCPACPAQPSPGPHLLPLSSQGLLSFAESANLNLSIHFDAPGRPAIFTIKDSLLDGHFVLATLSDTDSHSQDLGSPERHQPVPQLQTHSLPHPDDFANDDIDSYMIAMETTIGNEGSRVLPSISLSPGPQPPESPGLHSEEDEAEPSTVPGTPPPKKFRSLFFGSILAPVRSPQGPSPVLAEDSEGEG